The proteins below come from a single Anaerolineales bacterium genomic window:
- a CDS encoding glycosyltransferase family 39 protein, translating to MPSVIRYSGSVNEDRSKRSGLLSFLYCCALLLCGLLATYLLSLAMKSGMGISSDSIAYIGVSEHIVAGKGLNWIGGDGTLQPMTHFPPLYPLLLAGIQTAGLSSIEAARWINDLAFGANVFMIGWFIFRISGNFFAPIVGSLLAACSPIMISWHSMAMSEPIFITFLLVGMGLLSKYFERKRVILLIGAGVLFGLHYLTRYAGLSIIVASTLAIFLSRAFNTKQKIRSILMFLLVCITPMMVWMVRNMYLAGNFTNRRILWHPPSVSKVKHAFAIFWEWIVPYKFTYTVLYGIIFSLLITAIFLVIYYRKLGKEKCIKKVDRALKNSLLIILILYALCYSLLILATMTFFDASTPMDTRITLPLYIVFLILMPSALTILFRGRSKPLKYILLCTLSGLLLVSYIHRSVELIDVISVYPRGYGSESKQQFADIDELRELPADTVIYTNNIEGLYFQFNLYGHRTPIGFDSVTMLNKPQYKQELTQMRELLETEKAVLVLFFTHIRITPSEWTDGLKLWWEYQGTALYAAKDFYDRNP from the coding sequence ATGCCAAGTGTAATTCGGTACTCTGGGAGCGTAAATGAAGATCGATCTAAACGATCTGGTTTGTTGAGCTTCCTTTATTGCTGTGCGCTGCTTTTGTGTGGATTGCTGGCTACTTATTTACTTTCCCTCGCGATGAAAAGTGGTATGGGAATAAGCAGCGATTCAATTGCCTACATCGGCGTTTCCGAGCACATCGTCGCTGGGAAAGGTTTGAATTGGATCGGTGGGGATGGAACATTACAGCCAATGACACATTTTCCTCCGCTGTATCCCTTATTGCTTGCCGGGATTCAGACTGCGGGATTGAGCAGTATTGAGGCGGCAAGATGGATTAACGACCTAGCCTTTGGTGCGAATGTTTTCATGATTGGCTGGTTCATTTTCCGCATAAGTGGCAACTTCTTCGCCCCGATCGTAGGTTCTCTTTTAGCTGCGTGCTCACCGATCATGATTTCTTGGCACAGCATGGCCATGTCGGAGCCTATTTTTATCACTTTCTTGCTTGTTGGGATGGGTTTGTTGAGCAAGTACTTCGAGCGAAAAAGGGTGATTCTGCTGATTGGTGCTGGAGTGTTATTTGGTTTGCATTATCTGACCCGATATGCGGGCTTGTCAATAATTGTTGCGTCAACACTCGCTATTTTCCTTAGTCGGGCATTCAATACAAAACAGAAAATTCGATCCATTCTAATGTTTTTGCTTGTATGCATTACCCCAATGATGGTTTGGATGGTGCGCAATATGTACTTGGCAGGCAATTTCACAAATCGAAGGATACTCTGGCACCCTCCAAGTGTGTCAAAAGTGAAACACGCATTTGCGATATTTTGGGAATGGATCGTTCCATATAAGTTCACCTACACAGTGCTATATGGAATTATTTTTAGTCTGTTGATAACGGCCATCTTTCTCGTCATCTACTATCGTAAACTAGGCAAAGAAAAATGTATAAAAAAGGTAGATCGTGCACTAAAGAATAGCTTACTCATCATTCTGATACTCTACGCCTTATGTTATTCACTCCTTATTTTGGCAACGATGACCTTTTTTGATGCGTCAACTCCAATGGACACGCGGATAACTTTACCCTTGTACATTGTCTTTTTGATCCTGATGCCCTCCGCGCTAACAATCCTTTTTCGAGGGAGAAGTAAACCACTAAAATACATCTTGTTGTGTACCTTGAGTGGACTCCTTCTGGTTTCGTATATTCACAGAAGCGTTGAACTGATTGATGTGATCAGCGTATATCCCCGCGGATATGGTTCGGAATCGAAACAGCAATTTGCAGATATCGATGAATTACGTGAACTTCCAGCTGACACTGTAATTTATACAAACAATATCGAAGGTTTGTATTTCCAATTTAACCTGTATGGGCATCGGACTCCAATTGGATTCGATAGTGTCACGATGTTAAACAAACCACAATATAAACAAGAGTTGACACAGATGCGGGAATTATTAGAAACCGAAAAAGCTGTATTGGTTCTATTCTTTACACATATACGAATTACACCGTCTGAATGGACAGATGGCTTGAAACTGTGGTGGGAATATCAGGGAACGGCTCTGTATGCTGCGAAGGATTTTTACGATCGGAATCCTTAG
- a CDS encoding helicase-associated domain-containing protein gives MRTLQRTLEDYDLGHLRIISELWGFDVPSASSRHAAQSLTKQMLDPPTAQEIVQSLPSGVRKTLVYIQRHGDQAPLSDLIRMFGPLREMGAARRDRDKPWRSPASPLESLWYRGLIARAFGDSETGPMEFAYIPNDLAHILPQPSRHEREPYGHPSETPAVRIATSSAAVDDATTILAALRKNPEKSDTLSQQRRSRLATFLLQPDSLDFLICILREASILNDKPLAPHPENTRAFLEATRAEALKTLLLTWLRSTEWNDLQGIEYLERSGDRWPNDPSTSRRAALQLMQEIPHGTWWGLDGFVEDVRIRQPAFQRPAGDFSSWYFKDKRTGSILHGFDDWDAIDGAMLRYMLLGPLHWLGVTDLGMLSEHDAAAFFRLTPAVSLFFDSETALTIKESSASASIWADARLRVPRRAVRSLRYQIARFTKWESIDEDNYHYRITPTTLDVAKDQGLEYSHILSILESAVEKDMPPTLIEALERWSERGSEAWIERNLILQVHDTQTLEFLQNNRSTARYLQETLGPTVILIREQDWMHLCTAAARLGLLIEPPAVE, from the coding sequence ATGAGGACCTTACAGCGAACGCTCGAAGATTATGACCTCGGTCACCTACGGATCATATCTGAACTCTGGGGATTTGACGTTCCCTCCGCTTCCTCGCGCCACGCGGCGCAATCACTCACCAAGCAAATGCTGGATCCGCCCACCGCGCAAGAGATCGTCCAGTCTTTGCCCTCCGGTGTACGCAAAACACTCGTCTACATCCAACGCCACGGAGACCAGGCGCCGCTTTCCGATTTAATACGCATGTTTGGGCCGCTGCGCGAGATGGGTGCCGCCCGCCGTGATCGGGACAAACCATGGCGATCTCCCGCATCTCCGCTCGAATCGTTGTGGTATCGAGGCCTGATCGCACGCGCCTTTGGGGACAGCGAAACCGGCCCGATGGAGTTCGCATACATTCCCAACGATCTGGCCCACATACTCCCACAACCGTCCCGGCACGAACGCGAACCGTATGGCCATCCCTCAGAAACACCCGCCGTCCGCATCGCAACTTCATCGGCTGCCGTGGATGACGCCACGACGATTCTTGCAGCCCTACGAAAAAATCCCGAGAAGAGCGATACACTCAGCCAGCAGCGACGCAGCCGTCTGGCGACATTTCTACTGCAACCCGATTCGCTCGATTTCTTGATCTGTATTCTGCGCGAGGCCTCCATTCTTAACGACAAACCGCTCGCTCCGCATCCGGAAAACACGCGGGCATTCCTCGAAGCCACCCGGGCGGAGGCGCTGAAAACTCTGCTGCTCACCTGGCTTCGATCCACGGAATGGAACGACCTGCAGGGTATCGAATACCTGGAACGCTCGGGGGATCGTTGGCCGAACGACCCGAGCACTTCCCGTCGTGCGGCGCTCCAACTGATGCAGGAAATCCCCCACGGAACCTGGTGGGGGTTGGACGGCTTCGTGGAGGACGTACGCATACGACAGCCGGCTTTCCAGCGTCCGGCAGGAGACTTCAGTTCCTGGTATTTCAAAGACAAACGCACGGGTTCGATCCTGCACGGCTTCGACGATTGGGATGCAATCGATGGCGCAATGCTGCGGTACATGCTGCTGGGGCCACTCCATTGGCTGGGCGTAACCGACCTTGGAATGCTGTCTGAGCACGATGCCGCGGCGTTCTTCCGTCTCACGCCGGCCGTTTCGCTCTTCTTCGACAGTGAAACAGCGCTCACGATCAAGGAAAGTTCGGCCTCAGCGTCCATATGGGCGGACGCACGCCTGCGTGTACCACGGCGCGCCGTGAGATCATTGCGATATCAAATTGCACGTTTTACGAAGTGGGAATCGATAGACGAAGACAACTATCACTACCGAATCACCCCCACCACGCTGGACGTCGCGAAGGACCAGGGCTTGGAATACAGCCACATCCTTTCCATCCTTGAATCTGCCGTTGAAAAAGACATGCCGCCCACGTTAATCGAAGCACTGGAGCGCTGGTCCGAAAGGGGATCGGAAGCCTGGATCGAACGCAATCTGATCCTGCAGGTGCACGATACGCAGACTTTGGAATTTCTGCAGAACAATCGATCGACCGCCCGCTATCTACAGGAAACCCTCGGGCCGACGGTGATCCTCATCCGCGAGCAGGATTGGATGCATCTCTGTACGGCCGCAGCGAGATTGGGACTTCTCATCGAGCCGCCGGCCGTAGAATGA
- a CDS encoding diacylglycerol kinase family lipid kinase, giving the protein MDTKIKLIFNPHANRGRAWNTAMVLQSIVERSGGGSWAATEYPGHATELAEQACRDGFEVIAALGGDGTVHEVVNGLMHTPAESRPKLAAVPLGSGNDFCSNNGIAEDAEIAMQRVYAGETGSIDLGRVTDDSGRTEFVDNTLGIGFDAAVTIHSYSITRIKGFGMYLWAVIQTILRNHDAPHMIITTDTEKFEQNVLMLVLCNGPREGGGFYVAPGAKSDDGIFNYAMIRHVSRPMMFRLIPEVMRGTHGRFEPVRLGSFRQLDLVSDDPFTAHIDGEVFAGFSSKIQRLKVDVLPQAIQIIR; this is encoded by the coding sequence ATGGACACAAAAATAAAACTGATCTTCAATCCACACGCCAATCGCGGCCGGGCCTGGAACACAGCCATGGTCCTGCAGTCGATCGTCGAGCGTAGCGGCGGTGGCTCCTGGGCGGCAACGGAATACCCCGGACACGCCACCGAGCTTGCGGAACAAGCGTGCCGGGACGGTTTTGAAGTGATCGCTGCCCTCGGCGGCGACGGTACGGTTCACGAAGTCGTAAATGGATTGATGCACACGCCGGCCGAGAGCCGTCCCAAATTGGCTGCCGTGCCCCTTGGATCGGGCAATGATTTCTGTTCGAACAACGGAATCGCGGAAGACGCCGAGATCGCCATGCAGCGCGTCTACGCCGGCGAGACCGGTTCGATCGATCTGGGTCGGGTAACGGATGATTCGGGGCGTACGGAATTTGTCGACAACACGCTGGGGATCGGCTTCGATGCTGCGGTTACGATCCATTCCTACAGCATTACCCGCATCAAAGGCTTCGGCATGTACCTGTGGGCGGTAATTCAAACCATCTTGCGCAACCACGACGCACCGCATATGATCATTACAACGGACACGGAAAAGTTCGAGCAAAACGTGCTCATGCTGGTGCTTTGCAACGGTCCGCGCGAAGGGGGTGGCTTCTACGTCGCACCGGGAGCAAAATCGGACGACGGCATCTTCAACTACGCCATGATCCGGCACGTATCCCGTCCGATGATGTTCCGTCTCATACCAGAAGTGATGCGCGGCACGCACGGCCGCTTCGAACCGGTCCGCCTGGGTTCGTTTCGCCAGCTCGATCTCGTGTCCGACGATCCGTTCACGGCGCACATCGACGGTGAGGTTTTCGCCGGATTCAGCTCAAAAATACAGCGCCTGAAAGTCGACGTGCTGCCGCAGGCGATCCAGATTATCCGCTAG
- a CDS encoding HAD family phosphatase gives MLKAVIWDLGGVIVRTHDQSGRTHWEKKLGLPDRRLSQIVFEGEMGRKATLGEARPDDVWNWVIEQLGLPPEARPELERDFWKGDRVDWELVQFIRDLRPRYKTALLSNAWPDLREVLRNTWHIADAFDEIVISAEVGIAKPDARIYQRTIERLNVNPEQAVFVDDFPENILGARAVGLQAIHFQTPAQTIREIKAILEG, from the coding sequence ATGTTAAAAGCTGTCATCTGGGACCTGGGCGGCGTCATCGTGCGCACGCACGACCAAAGCGGAAGAACGCATTGGGAAAAGAAACTCGGGCTGCCCGACCGAAGACTATCGCAAATCGTTTTCGAGGGCGAGATGGGGCGCAAAGCCACACTCGGAGAAGCACGCCCGGATGACGTCTGGAACTGGGTCATCGAACAACTCGGCCTGCCTCCTGAAGCGCGCCCGGAATTGGAACGCGACTTCTGGAAGGGTGATCGGGTGGACTGGGAACTGGTGCAGTTCATCCGTGATTTACGCCCCAGATACAAGACCGCGTTACTCAGCAACGCTTGGCCGGATCTGAGAGAGGTGCTGCGAAATACTTGGCACATCGCGGATGCGTTCGATGAGATCGTCATTTCGGCCGAAGTCGGCATCGCAAAACCGGACGCACGCATCTACCAACGCACCATCGAACGGCTGAACGTCAATCCTGAACAAGCCGTCTTCGTCGACGATTTCCCGGAGAACATCCTTGGAGCAAGAGCCGTTGGTTTGCAGGCGATCCACTTCCAGACACCGGCCCAGACGATACGAGAAATAAAAGCCATCCTCGAAGGATAG
- a CDS encoding GNAT family N-acetyltransferase → MKPTPFSAFERRGFNVRPATMDDLEETVSMFNRCSQKMIGVDEFTPTKYRREWQAPGFELEHDTRLVLSKDDTIVGCVEVWAIFDPPVHPWVWARVDPRWEGQGIGTAMLRWGKARAIEATFDRVPEPYRIAMYCGTYGDHQASQGLFEDFGMRLIRRAYRMRIDFNGPLSESTWPRGIGLRTYNHAKDAEAVYLANDEAFRDHWGYVETTFEQGFDRWLHFLVNRDGFDPSLWFLAVDGEEIAGMALCRPEADDDAAIGWVGELCVRRPWRRRGLGLALLRHAFVEFRRRGKQGVGLGVDAENLTGALRLYKRAGMHVERNRLTYALELRSGVELATESL, encoded by the coding sequence ATGAAGCCAACACCTTTTTCAGCTTTCGAACGCAGGGGCTTCAACGTCCGTCCGGCAACGATGGACGATCTCGAAGAAACTGTGAGCATGTTCAATCGTTGTTCGCAGAAGATGATCGGCGTGGACGAATTCACGCCCACCAAATACCGCCGCGAATGGCAGGCGCCCGGATTCGAACTCGAACACGACACGCGCCTCGTGTTGTCAAAGGACGACACGATCGTTGGCTGCGTTGAAGTCTGGGCAATTTTCGACCCTCCCGTTCACCCCTGGGTCTGGGCGCGGGTGGATCCTCGATGGGAAGGACAGGGTATCGGAACGGCGATGCTTCGTTGGGGCAAAGCGCGCGCCATCGAAGCCACTTTCGACCGCGTTCCCGAACCGTATCGTATCGCCATGTACTGCGGCACATACGGCGATCACCAGGCGAGCCAGGGCCTGTTCGAAGATTTCGGAATGCGCTTGATTCGACGAGCCTATCGCATGCGCATCGATTTCAACGGACCGCTATCCGAGTCAACCTGGCCCCGGGGAATCGGCCTGCGGACGTACAATCACGCCAAAGACGCTGAAGCCGTTTACCTGGCAAACGACGAAGCGTTCCGAGATCATTGGGGTTACGTAGAAACCACCTTTGAACAAGGGTTCGATCGCTGGTTGCATTTTCTCGTCAATCGCGACGGTTTCGATCCTTCCTTGTGGTTTTTGGCCGTCGACGGCGAAGAAATCGCAGGCATGGCATTGTGCAGACCGGAAGCCGACGACGACGCAGCGATCGGTTGGGTTGGAGAATTGTGTGTGCGTAGGCCCTGGCGCCGGAGGGGACTCGGTTTGGCGCTCCTGCGGCATGCCTTTGTCGAGTTTCGCCGCCGCGGCAAACAGGGCGTGGGGCTGGGTGTGGACGCCGAAAATCTCACCGGCGCCCTGCGCCTCTACAAACGGGCGGGAATGCACGTCGAACGCAACCGGCTGACGTACGCCCTCGAACTTCGTTCCGGTGTTGAACTGGCGACCGAGTCGCTCTGA
- a CDS encoding GNAT family N-acetyltransferase: protein MLQEHVQRKPIERSTFPMQVDVRYRLYRGENDIAIIADITQRCYDVEAIDFRWSEEDAARTFAYLDHFNPFKNVLIAEAAGDALAFVRVHWNQEEPGPRIYHHIGHVLPRWRHMGIGTALLQFAQQRLRTLAKSHRSNGPRFFQTWAADSDTSSMTMLESHGYRPIRFDYDMLRPLSEHIERKPLPPGLEIRPVKPEDYRLVWEAMDEAFRDHWGYVPVSESAYEWWQKSDSFQPELWEVAWDGDQVAGMVLNFIDHAENRQYGRKRGYTENVCVRRPWRRRGLARALLTQSLHSLKGMGMQEACLGVDTRNPNGALQLYESVGYKSVKRYTTYRNSIDQTDSTRG from the coding sequence ATGTTGCAGGAACACGTACAGAGAAAACCCATAGAGAGAAGCACATTTCCCATGCAGGTGGATGTGCGCTACCGGCTCTATCGCGGCGAGAATGACATCGCCATCATCGCGGACATCACGCAGCGTTGCTACGACGTCGAGGCTATCGATTTTCGTTGGAGTGAGGAGGATGCCGCGCGCACCTTTGCGTACCTCGATCATTTCAATCCCTTCAAGAACGTGCTGATCGCAGAAGCGGCGGGTGATGCCCTTGCCTTCGTCCGGGTTCATTGGAATCAGGAAGAGCCGGGACCGCGCATCTACCATCACATCGGACACGTCCTGCCGCGCTGGCGCCACATGGGAATCGGCACCGCGCTGCTTCAGTTCGCACAGCAACGCTTGCGCACGCTCGCAAAGAGCCATCGTTCGAACGGTCCACGGTTTTTCCAGACCTGGGCTGCGGACAGCGACACCAGTTCGATGACGATGCTGGAATCGCACGGCTACCGGCCAATCCGATTCGATTACGACATGCTGCGGCCGCTTTCGGAACACATCGAGCGAAAACCGTTGCCCCCGGGTTTGGAGATCCGCCCGGTGAAACCTGAAGACTACCGTCTGGTATGGGAAGCGATGGACGAAGCGTTCCGCGACCATTGGGGCTACGTTCCGGTGTCGGAGTCGGCCTACGAATGGTGGCAGAAAAGCGACAGTTTCCAACCTGAGTTGTGGGAAGTCGCATGGGACGGGGATCAAGTCGCCGGGATGGTTCTGAACTTCATCGACCACGCCGAAAATCGACAATACGGTCGAAAGCGCGGCTATACGGAGAACGTCTGCGTTCGCCGACCCTGGCGCAGACGAGGTCTCGCTCGTGCACTGCTCACCCAATCCCTGCACTCGCTCAAGGGCATGGGCATGCAGGAAGCGTGTCTGGGCGTCGACACACGGAATCCCAACGGTGCACTGCAGTTATACGAGAGCGTCGGATACAAGTCGGTGAAACGCTATACGACCTACCGGAACAGTATCGATCAGACAGATTCGACCCGCGGATGA
- a CDS encoding ABC transporter permease codes for MVSSAFQEMRASYAFVERNIYLVKRYWSWEMVWMTYSITNSLSVSYIGMGMEQVGGEGVDGRFLVLYLVIGTLVWRYLATIFYWITDIIGLERWEGTIEYTLMAPIRRITHMTGQTMFAVVYSFLFTSVILLVTVELFDINLAQANIFGATVVLLSGSLSFIGVGIVGSILPLLFPERGAQMTHVIIATLLLISGVYYPIDVLPDLLQKAAVFSPATYVLQGVRSAMLDGTALGSLWSDIWPALLIGVIAIPMGLQIFRVAERYAKRTGKLSRDG; via the coding sequence ATGGTATCGTCAGCATTTCAAGAAATGAGAGCTTCCTACGCATTTGTGGAGCGCAACATCTATCTGGTGAAACGCTACTGGTCCTGGGAGATGGTCTGGATGACCTATTCGATCACCAACAGCCTGTCGGTGAGTTACATCGGCATGGGCATGGAACAGGTGGGCGGCGAAGGTGTTGACGGGCGTTTCCTCGTACTGTACCTGGTGATCGGGACACTCGTATGGCGCTATCTGGCGACGATCTTTTACTGGATCACCGACATCATTGGACTGGAACGCTGGGAGGGCACGATCGAGTACACCCTCATGGCCCCAATCCGCCGCATCACGCACATGACCGGGCAGACGATGTTCGCCGTCGTGTACAGTTTTTTATTCACGAGCGTCATCTTGCTGGTGACAGTTGAGCTTTTCGACATCAACCTCGCCCAGGCCAACATCTTCGGCGCAACTGTCGTACTGCTTTCCGGCAGTCTCTCGTTCATCGGTGTGGGGATCGTCGGCTCGATTTTGCCGCTGCTCTTTCCGGAGCGCGGCGCGCAGATGACGCACGTGATCATCGCCACACTGCTGCTCATCTCCGGGGTCTACTACCCGATCGACGTGCTCCCGGATCTGCTGCAGAAAGCGGCGGTCTTCTCGCCTGCGACGTACGTGCTGCAGGGGGTGCGTTCCGCCATGCTCGATGGCACCGCACTCGGCAGCTTGTGGTCGGATATCTGGCCGGCGCTGCTCATCGGTGTGATCGCCATTCCCATGGGTCTACAGATCTTCCGTGTAGCCGAACGCTACGCAAAACGCACCGGGAAACTGAGCCGAGATGGATGA
- a CDS encoding ABC transporter ATP-binding protein yields MNQKAIDVRNAYKIFNKPNLLLWRRKEKNGQDGATVAVDHVSFQVKRGEIFGVLGPNGSGKSTLVRVIATLLLPDGGDVTILGYDVVREPIKVQRLINRVSVEAAFFKKLSPMENLSYAAHLYGLNNRKARQRALELLERLGLERESAGKPIEEMSRGMQQKVAIARALLTRPAILLLDEPTTGLDPHSKREVQALVREVRDQDGTTILLTTHDMLEADKLCDRIAIMDLGKVVAMDTPARLKKLVKATNGHEPTLEDVFLELTGKKLAKPNGNGTKVD; encoded by the coding sequence GTGAATCAAAAAGCGATTGATGTCCGGAACGCATACAAGATTTTCAACAAACCCAACCTTCTTCTCTGGCGCCGCAAGGAGAAAAACGGCCAGGACGGCGCGACCGTGGCCGTCGATCACGTCTCCTTTCAAGTGAAACGAGGCGAGATCTTCGGCGTCCTGGGACCGAATGGTTCCGGCAAATCCACGTTGGTGCGCGTGATCGCCACGCTGCTCTTGCCGGACGGCGGCGATGTGACCATTCTGGGGTACGATGTCGTCCGAGAACCGATCAAAGTCCAACGCTTGATCAATCGGGTATCCGTCGAGGCGGCATTCTTCAAAAAATTGTCCCCGATGGAGAACTTGAGCTACGCCGCGCATCTCTACGGTTTGAACAATCGTAAAGCCCGCCAGCGTGCGCTTGAACTCCTGGAGCGTCTGGGCCTCGAGCGTGAATCCGCCGGAAAACCGATCGAGGAAATGTCGCGCGGTATGCAGCAGAAAGTCGCCATCGCGCGCGCCTTGCTCACCCGGCCGGCCATCCTGCTGCTCGACGAACCGACCACCGGGTTGGATCCACACTCCAAACGTGAGGTTCAGGCCCTGGTACGTGAAGTGCGCGATCAGGACGGCACGACGATCTTGCTGACGACGCACGACATGCTCGAGGCGGACAAACTGTGTGATCGCATCGCCATCATGGATCTGGGCAAGGTCGTGGCCATGGACACGCCGGCTCGATTGAAGAAGCTGGTCAAGGCGACCAACGGCCACGAACCGACCCTGGAGGACGTGTTCCTCGAACTCACGGGGAAGAAGCTGGCCAAACCGAACGGAAATGGGACAAAGGTGGACTGA
- a CDS encoding cation:proton antiporter — MDHNPYSALLLITVLAVVVPILTSRIRRLRLPIVVGEIFAGVIIGHSGFNLVDSSPILQFLAEFGFAYLMFLSGLEVDFNLLLPTRGNSAKHAWWKQPLPVAFILLTGTLGLALLGAYALSLLDGVQNPLLMALILSTTSLGVVVPVLKEREILDSRYGQYLLVAASIADFVTLLLLTIVIAINSQGLTLDLLLIPALLSLFVLAARIGQRFTEAAFLRRILSDLSSATAQIRVRGAFALMVSWVVLAEALGVELILGAFLAGAIASLIAGSTDVESREKLDAIGYGFFIPIFFIMVGVEFDLSALIESPSALLLIPVLVVLAALVKVIPASIFRFQFPWRASLAAGFLLSARLSLIIAAASIARDLGVISEALNAAIILLAIISCTFAPLLFNRLYPKSEEAVRQGVIILGQDQMAEFLAERLLPSGERVSVICPDESRIPAFEKLKVTIHRNCTDFHSALTVADAATARVLLDLTSSSTETLEVCSLARLTFDIPLVISRISDVELIPQLQNLGVKVVQPALATAMALEGAIRYPLAFDILLHDTADVEVGEVYCSNSRLAGIPMRKIRLPGNALILSIQHEESVSVPHSDTVLQLGDRIGLIGSPDSVEQAIALLQMP; from the coding sequence TTGGATCACAATCCTTATTCTGCACTCTTGCTGATCACGGTGCTGGCCGTGGTCGTTCCCATTCTCACCAGCCGCATCCGACGCTTGCGTCTCCCCATCGTCGTCGGCGAAATATTCGCCGGCGTGATCATCGGCCACAGCGGCTTCAACCTGGTCGACAGTTCACCCATTCTGCAATTCCTTGCCGAATTCGGGTTTGCCTACCTGATGTTCCTCTCGGGATTGGAAGTGGATTTTAATTTGCTGCTGCCCACGCGCGGAAACAGCGCAAAGCATGCGTGGTGGAAACAACCGCTCCCCGTCGCCTTCATTCTGCTGACGGGCACCCTCGGGCTTGCGCTGCTGGGCGCGTACGCCCTATCGTTGCTGGACGGCGTCCAAAATCCGCTCTTGATGGCGCTGATTCTCAGCACGACCTCGCTCGGCGTCGTCGTCCCGGTGCTCAAGGAAAGAGAAATCCTGGACTCGCGTTATGGGCAGTATTTGTTGGTGGCAGCCTCCATCGCCGATTTCGTCACCCTGCTGTTGCTGACCATCGTCATCGCCATAAACAGCCAGGGACTGACGCTCGATCTGCTGCTTATTCCAGCGTTATTGTCGCTGTTCGTGCTGGCGGCAAGGATCGGGCAGCGTTTCACCGAGGCGGCTTTCCTACGCCGGATTCTCAGTGACCTCTCCAGCGCCACGGCCCAAATTCGCGTTCGCGGCGCTTTCGCCCTGATGGTTTCCTGGGTGGTGCTTGCCGAGGCGCTCGGTGTGGAGCTGATCCTCGGAGCGTTTTTGGCCGGTGCGATTGCCAGCCTGATCGCCGGATCGACGGACGTCGAATCACGTGAGAAACTCGACGCCATCGGCTACGGCTTCTTCATCCCCATTTTCTTCATCATGGTCGGCGTAGAATTCGATCTGAGCGCGCTGATCGAATCTCCTTCCGCCCTGCTGCTCATACCGGTGCTCGTTGTCTTGGCCGCTTTGGTCAAAGTCATCCCGGCGTCGATCTTCCGTTTCCAGTTCCCGTGGCGCGCATCGCTTGCGGCGGGTTTCCTGCTCTCCGCCCGGCTCTCTTTGATCATCGCCGCCGCATCGATCGCCCGCGATCTGGGCGTGATCAGCGAGGCGCTGAACGCCGCCATCATCCTGCTCGCCATCATCTCCTGCACTTTCGCACCACTCCTCTTTAACCGACTCTATCCGAAAAGCGAAGAAGCCGTCCGCCAGGGCGTGATCATCCTGGGGCAAGATCAGATGGCCGAATTCCTGGCTGAACGCCTGCTGCCGAGCGGCGAACGGGTTTCCGTTATCTGCCCGGACGAAAGCCGCATCCCAGCCTTTGAAAAGCTTAAAGTGACGATCCACCGCAACTGTACGGATTTCCATTCCGCATTGACCGTAGCGGATGCCGCGACGGCCCGCGTCCTGCTCGACCTGACCAGCAGTTCCACAGAAACTCTGGAGGTATGCAGCCTCGCCCGCCTGACCTTCGACATCCCCCTGGTGATTTCACGCATCAGCGACGTCGAATTGATCCCGCAGCTTCAAAACTTGGGTGTGAAAGTCGTTCAGCCTGCGCTCGCGACTGCGATGGCGCTCGAAGGCGCCATTCGCTATCCGTTGGCGTTCGATATCCTGCTGCACGACACGGCCGACGTCGAAGTTGGAGAGGTATACTGCAGCAATTCCCGGCTGGCCGGGATTCCCATGCGCAAGATTCGCTTGCCCGGCAACGCACTCATATTGAGCATCCAGCACGAGGAAAGCGTCTCCGTGCCGCACAGCGATACCGTTCTCCAACTCGGAGACCGCATCGGCCTGATCGGCAGCCCCGATTCGGTCGAGCAGGCGATCGCCTTGCTGCAGATGCCGTAG